The following is a genomic window from Oncorhynchus kisutch isolate 150728-3 linkage group LG6, Okis_V2, whole genome shotgun sequence.
CCATGGGCTAAACCTGaatcaaacattttttaaatcttaTTAACAGCGAACATTGCAGATATAGAAACTGTATCAGTACATAGTTCAATTGTAGTTCCATTGTAGAATTAAATATatgtggggagaaaaaaaaagttctTTTTCGTATGATTGTTCAGTAGTTCTTCAAGAAAAATATTGAGGTTTCAGTAGACATGTTTTTCAATATTTGTTACAGTAATTTTCTCAAAGTACACAACAGCAAATCCACTGTCACAGGACTTGGCCATGCGATACCCAAATACCTATAATCCATTGCAACATATAATATGTATATTCTTAATTTGCAATATGTTTTCTTCTTGAAACGTTAGATTACAGTTTATTCCCATAAATTCCATACATAATGTGACAAATTTAAGATGGTCATTTCCAAGGTTCTTTTCCTATTTTACTCACAGTCAAAATATGTTGCTATATATACGTTTAAGTAGTTGATCGCAATATGGAAGTATCCATCCAATCAATAGTGAGTTTCACATATAAGGTTTCTGTGTCATTTCTGAAAGTTGTGGTCCAGTAGAAAATACTTGGAGAGATTAAGATTTCTGTTGAGCAGATACACCTTTCCAGTAGTCTAAAATGTCATGCAGGTCTTCATCCTTGGCAAACTGCACTTTTTTACGTAGCGCATGCCCTGCAGCCATGTACTCGTCCTCGTCTTTGTGCCGTTTGCCACGGAGTTTAAAGCGCTCCCAGATAGTGTGATGTGGTTTGCAGTAGTACTCAGGACTGGAGGAGTAGCTGAGGTTATGGTACTGAGGTGAGAGCGGAGAGTACGCCATGTCTCTGGGGCGGGGCCGAGTTAGGGGCTCCAGGATGGAGGGCTTGTGGCTTCCGGGCCCTTCCAGCTCCTCGATCTGCAGCTGGTGGCTGTCGGGATAGGAATGCCGGTGCTCATTGTACTGCCTGATCTTCTCTGCCTCTGCCCTAAGGATGGCAGCAGCTGGCGTTACAGTGAGGATGGTCTCACCCGTTGGCGAGGTCTTCTCTATGTACTTGGACTCTGAGCGGTAAGGCCTTGGGCTCCGCATTGGACCTCCAGTGGCAGTGCTGGGCCGCTTTGGCGGGACATCCGAGCTGTGGTGCCTCTGTAACGAGTGGTGGTAGCTGTCCTTATACACCGGGGACAGGAAGCCAGACTTGCTCTGCGGCTGCTCTGATATTAGGACCAGCTGGGGCTCCTGGGTGGACACAGCTCCTGATTTCACCCCTTGAAAAGATGTGGATTCTGATTTCAGAGCGTCGATACAGTTGTTAATGATCTGATTGACCTTATCCACCTCTTTTGCAATGGTTGAAATCTCAGCCACTGACCCTTGGCTGTTCCCAGGCATGGACATCCCAGGCATGGACATCTCACACTCTCTGCGTTCATGGTGGTCCCCGGTTCCTCGCACCTCTATGTAACTTCCCTTGGCCATTTTAGGCATGTCATCTCTTATCTCCTGCAGTTTGTACTGCTCCATTTCACTACCAGATGGTAGGTATGGCATGCGGGACATACTCTCCCCAGCCATCATTTGCTTCTGTGACATCCTGGAAATGGTTCCCCCTTCGAGCTCTTGTCCATATTTGAGTTCAATTATACTTTTCTTCAGGCTGCCTGCCTTTTTGTGCTTTTCATCTTGCTGACGTTTTTTACGCAAGCAATAGTAGACCACCCCTAGGACAATCACCATACTAAAGAGACAACCTAGGATGGTCATAATGTAGTGGGTAGCTGTTGCATGGTTTTGTGATCTCTCTTTCCCATTCCAGGGTCCTGTGGAGACTGCCAGACAAGTATGATTGAATCTAAGATTATTCTTTATAGAAGCGACACAGTACGTGTATTCGGTATGGGGTTTCAGGTTTTTAAGTTCAATGTCCTCATTCTGAATTTTGAGGTTTTGAATATCAGTGAAAAAACTGTTATTGTAGAGAACCAGGCTGTACATCTTCTTGAAGGGATGGGGGATCTGAACAGTGATGGTGGCGCTTGTTTTAGAGACTTGCTTCAGCTTCATACTGGGTTTTACATCCACATTAATCACTGTTGGGTTGATACTCATACTCTCATCTGGCTCAGTTCCGGAGGGACAGTCCTCCAGCCCACAGGGAGTGTAGTCTGGTGGGAGTGTGGTGGTCTCAGGAGGCACAGGTATGTACGGCGTCACATAGTCGTCTGTACACACAGTGGAGAGCATATGGAGGGCATTCCGAAAAGTTGGGATGTTAGGGTTCTGGCTGAGCAGACTGTAGCCAGAGACACCTGATGGGGAGTCACAGACCATCCGTTCATTTGTTCTGTTGGGGAATGCAGAGAGCCACTTCACAAAGCCAAGTAGTTCACAGGAACAGTTGAAAGGGTTGGTGTACAGCTCACAGGTAGTCAGTTTAGTCAGGCTGGTAAACGTGGACCCATCTAGCTGCTGGATACGGTTCATGGAGAGGTCAATGTTTTCCAGGCTATAGCACTCCAAAAAGGCATTGGGTGTCACAGTCTCAATCAGATTGGCCTggaggtagaggtactgcagCTTGCCCAAACCCCTGAGGATGCCCTCAGTAAGGTTGCGGAGTTTGTTGAAGCCTAACTGAAGGACCTGTAAGTTGAACTGGGCAGAAAAGGCCCCGTCATCTATGTAGTTGATCTCATTCTTGGTCAGGTTTAGATAGGTCAGGTTGGCGAAGCGGCTGAGGGCAGAGAAATGGACACTTTTGATCTTGTTTTCATTGAGCCGAAGGTCCACAATGGTGCTGTTGATATGCGTGGGGATGGCCTCGTATGGAGGCTGATTTTGGCTGCAGATGGCCAGCCACACAAAACCCTTCTCGCCTTCGATGAGCCAGCAGTCCCCATTGACTCTGCCTATATGGGTCAAATATACTATGGCCACAGACCAGAAAAAGGCACTCATTACCATAGCTCCACCGCAGGCCATTGGTGCTCCTCTTGATGTCATGGGCAGGGCCCAAAAGCTCTAAGACGGGAACACCACTGTGGTTTCTAAAGATGCTGAACTGAACTCTTTGTAATCTAGCTGGACTTTCAAGTGTTCTCCTCAGCGAGGACAATCAATATATTGGCCTTCTGTCCAGGGAAGGATAATTCAGTCCCAATGTTCCAGCCATTTACAAAAAGACGTTGGGCATGTGCATTTAGACCAGCATCCATCCAATGGCTTTAACCTGGAGTGACGTTTTAGAGATGGTTCGCTGAGATTCAGTATTTCACCACCTCAGATTGTCTTGTGCTTATTTCCCCAGGGATAACATCGTTGATCGGTCTCATCCTATTGtttcttcctctgtctttcttgCTGGGTCATGGGCTCAGAGGAACTCCCTGTGAAGAAACGAGAAGCAGGCACACGTTAGGTGAATCAATAACCTCTTGAATGTGAGGTTTGCAATTAGAATATAACCACATTTACACCACTACatttaaaaagtatatatttttgggCCAGAAATATTCAGAACACATGCCATGCTGCACAAGTAGAATGATATTTCTCCTCTATAGACCATTTGTAGCAGTCAAATAACATGTTACCCAATCTGTATTTTATAATCATCTGTCACGTATACTGCACAAATGGATCCAAATAATCaagacacatttttgttttacacGTTAAGTAAAAATAGCAAATATAATTTTAAAGGCAAAATAGGATTAATGTGTATGCTTCCTCTTTCATTGCCATCCAATTATTTTGTACACCATTTCAGAGGTGCTTTGCATTCCCTGTGGCATATTGCTATTAACGGAAACCTTTGGCCAATTACCACTTGACAGGTTGGGGAAAGCAGGGTCCCTATTTTCACACCATTAACCTGTGGACTGTCAAACACAACAGAGTCCAACGAATGTTTAGATGCAGCATTCAATTCATGAATTACTCTGCACCATACGGAAATGTCTTCTCAAGAACCTTAAATATGTTTTAATttgacaacagaaatagaacttaATGGCTTTCAGTGCAATGTGTCTCTTTTAAACATCTTACGGTAACTACTGAGGATACAAACCGTGAACCAAAAATAGCAAACTGTTCATTGTCAATTTGACCCTGTCAGATAGCTCCCCCGGGAAATTGCAGTGTTCCATTGGGTCTGGTTACATAATTGGACCCAATCAATTTGGTCAACAGCCCAAGGTTTCCGAACAAAGCTGATAGCTGCAGGAGAAAGCCTTGGAGCTGGGTGTGTAGCCTATAGATCCTGGTTTTATGGAGAGGTATTAATGAATTATTAGTCATAAACAGCAGGTGACCTCAGCATGGGAGGTGCCGAGAGGAAGGAAAGTCAAATGTTTAAGTATATGAGTCATTCTCGTAATAGTCTTAGGTATTAACTTGCACCACGGTCAACCAGCACAGCCGTGGTCATAATCAGCAGCAGTGGCCAGCGAGGAACACGTCTTCAGCGAGGAACACACGTGGCCAGCGAGGAACACGTCTTCAGCGAGGAACACACGTGGCCAGCGAGGAACACGTCTTCAGCGAGGAACACACGTGGCCAGCGAGGAACACGTCTTCAGCGAGGAACACACGTGGCCAGCGAGGAACACGTCTTCAGCGAGGAACACACGTGGCCAGCGAGGAACACGTCTTCAGCGAGGAACACACGTGGCCAGCGAGGAACACGTCTTCAGCGAGGAACACACGTAGCCAGCGAGGAACACGTCTTCAGCGAGGAACACGTCTTCAGCGAGGAACACACGTGGCCAGCGAGGAACACACGTGGCCAGCGAGGAACACACGTGGCCAGCGAGGAACACGTCTTCAGCGAGGAACACACGTGGCCAGTGAGGAACACGTCTTCAGCGAGGAACACGTCTTCAGCGAGGAACACACGTGGCCAGCGAGGAACACGTCTTCAGCAAGGAACACACGTGGCCAGCGAGGAACACGTCTTCAGCGAGGAACACACGTGGCCAGCGAGGAACACGGAGACACTTCACGTCTTCCTGGAACAATAGTCTTGTGTTTGGACTATAAATTGCATACACTAGTTCCATTCAAAGAACTACCTTATAACTTTGATATTCCCACCATAATAAATCATAATGCTTTTTCCATTTCTTAACGGATTTCTTTGTGCtgattttttaatatttttaaaTATGGGATAGGCTACTGCACGTGCCAATTACGATATTGATTTATATGTTATGACTGCATGCCAAACATAAAAGTCTTTGTTCTCCTTTTTGATAATAAGAACTGAGGCTACAAAATGCCTATGGAGGAATGAAAAGGATTTACTGCATGCCAGACATTTCTGAGTGAGAGGGGAAACATTTCATCTGCATTCACTAATGTGTAGTCAATACATCTTGCTGACCCAAGGGCTACAGTATACTTCATTGTCAGTGGCACCTAGTATTGCTTTTTAATCCAAACCTGAGCCACTTAACTAGCTTTCAAATCAGATTGGACTCAGTCAGTTATTcatttttcattgttaaaattcAATATGATGGCAAACATAGCCACAGAAGAAACGCTCACAACCAAGGCAGGGGTCTCGGCTCAGAGCGATGAATTACACGTTCTCTTCTCCGGTCCACTTAAAGCAGCCCAGACATCTCAGAGGGAGATATTTGTTTAGACCTCACAGAgatgtgtaggctactgtacagAACAACACCCGGTACCTCATCTGCCTTGCTTACTGCTGTCACTTGAATATTTCTAAGAACAATGAGAATCAAGAAGATAACAAACCTCCAACCTGCAAAGACAGAGAGGGATTTGTGTATATTCATAATTTAACAAAGCCAATGAGAGATGTTtcaattatgaaaattatgttAATGAGGAGAGGTAATTTATTTTTCATATTATACATATTATTCATATTAAGACCTGGAAGGATTCCTGCTGTAGATAAcgcccttttttttttaaagaaagcaaATCAAATTTGAATCCAATCTAATACAATATATTAGAAATGCAAGTCACTGTTCGAGAAATGGCACTTGTGGACTTCCCTTAAGTAACATCAAATATTAAACTCTTCTAGATCCGGTGACTGTGTTATTACAGCCATTAATTCGTTGTGAATGGTGTGGGAGTGACTGACCATGAAAATGGGCTGGAAACTCAAGTGATGGATAGGTTAATCATAGAGGGTAGCAGCTGAATACTTTAAACCCAGAGGTATGTGGTGTCCGCCCTCATCACTGGCCTCTCTTAGCCCTCTGATGCAGCTGCTGACACAGGCCAGGAAGTGGATGTGTTGCCTTGTGGGAGGCCACAGAG
Proteins encoded in this region:
- the LOC116374455 gene encoding protein ELFN1-like; its protein translation is MTSRGAPMACGGAMVMSAFFWSVAIVYLTHIGRVNGDCWLIEGEKGFVWLAICSQNQPPYEAIPTHINSTIVDLRLNENKIKSVHFSALSRFANLTYLNLTKNEINYIDDGAFSAQFNLQVLQLGFNKLRNLTEGILRGLGKLQYLYLQANLIETVTPNAFLECYSLENIDLSMNRIQQLDGSTFTSLTKLTTCELYTNPFNCSCELLGFVKWLSAFPNRTNERMVCDSPSGVSGYSLLSQNPNIPTFRNALHMLSTVCTDDYVTPYIPVPPETTTLPPDYTPCGLEDCPSGTEPDESMSINPTVINVDVKPSMKLKQVSKTSATITVQIPHPFKKMYSLVLYNNSFFTDIQNLKIQNEDIELKNLKPHTEYTYCVASIKNNLRFNHTCLAVSTGPWNGKERSQNHATATHYIMTILGCLFSMVIVLGVVYYCLRKKRQQDEKHKKAGSLKKSIIELKYGQELEGGTISRMSQKQMMAGESMSRMPYLPSGSEMEQYKLQEIRDDMPKMAKGSYIEVRGTGDHHERRECEMSMPGMSMPGNSQGSVAEISTIAKEVDKVNQIINNCIDALKSESTSFQGVKSGAVSTQEPQLVLISEQPQSKSGFLSPVYKDSYHHSLQRHHSSDVPPKRPSTATGGPMRSPRPYRSESKYIEKTSPTGETILTVTPAAAILRAEAEKIRQYNEHRHSYPDSHQLQIEELEGPGSHKPSILEPLTRPRPRDMAYSPLSPQYHNLSYSSSPEYYCKPHHTIWERFKLRGKRHKDEDEYMAAGHALRKKVQFAKDEDLHDILDYWKGVSAQQKS